AAGGACGCCTCCTCCAACATCGACAAGGCGCTCAAGGACTCTCCGGAGCTGGCCGAGGCGGGAAGCGTTCCCGAGATCCTGCGGGCGACGCTCCGCTGGCTCGGCCAGGACGGCGCGCGGGTGAGGAGCGGACGTGGCTGACGGTTCGGCCGAGGACTCCCTGGTCCGGGGCGGCGAAGAGCCCGAGGAGAGGGTCATCGAAGCCGCCCTGCGGCCGAAGAACCTCGATGACTTCGTCGGTCAGGCCAGGGTCCGGCAGCAGCTCAAGCTCGTTCTCGAGGCTTCCCGCCTGCGCGGCAAGAGCGCCGATCACGTGCTCCTGTCCGGCCCTCCCGGCCTGGGCAAGACGACGCTCGCGATGATCATCGCAGCCGAGATGAATGCGCCGCTGCGCATCAGCAGCGGTCCGGCGATTCAGCACGCCGGCGATCTGGCCGCCATCCTCTCGTCGCTCAGTGAGGGGGAGGTGCTCTTCCTCGATGAGATCCACCGCATGTCCCGGCCTGCCGAGGAGATGCTGTACATGGCCATGGAGGACTTCCGGGTCGACATCGTGGTCGGCAAGGGGGCGGGCGCCACGGCGATCCCGCTGGAGCTTCCGCCATTCACTCTGGTCGGCGCCACGACGCGGGCCGGTCTGCTGCCCGGACCGCTCCGCGACCGTTTCGGATTCACCGGCCACCTCGAGTTCTACGCGGTGGAGGAGCTGGAGCTCGTCCTGCGGCGCTCGGCCGGGCTCCTCGATCTGAAGGTCTCGTCGGCCGGATTCAGTGAGATCGCGGGCCGTTCGCGCGGCACGCCCCGTATCGCCAACCGCCTCCTTCGCCGGGTGCGGGACTGGGCCCTGGTCCACGGGATCGACCAGATCGACGCCCGGACCGCGGGCGCTGCGCTGGACATGTATGAAGTGGACTCGCGTGGCCTGGACCGGCTGGACCGCTCCGTCCTCGAGGCCCTGGTGACCAAGTTCGGCGGAGGCCCGGTCGGTCTCTCCACGCTGGCGATCGCCGTGGGGGAGGAGCCCGAGACGGTCGAGACGGTCGCCGAGCCGTTCCTGGTCCGTGAAGGCCTGGTCGGCCGCACGCCCCGCGGGCGGATCGCGATGGCCGCCGCCTGGACGCACCTCGGTTTCGTGGTGCCGGACGGCGTGTTCGGACGGGAACAGTTCGCCGCGGCGGGCCTCGTGGAGGAGGCGTTCCAGCCTCTCCTCCTGGACGACGACGGGTCCGCCTTCAGCGATTGACGCGCATGGCCATGGTGCGGTTGCGCTCGGCGGCTTGACACTGTTCTCCCGGTTTTTGCCCGTAGACTGTGTTGACGCCCGCCCCTTTCCGGGTGCGGCGACCCCCTGCCTGAAACGCAACGATTGGAAATGATCCGTGGATCCCACCTTGCTCTTGATGCTGGCTGCGCTGGCCGTTCTGATGTTCTTCATGATGCGCCGGAACAAGAAGACCCAGCAACAGCAGCAGCAGATGCAGTCCAAGTTCGCACCGGGCGTCGACGTCATGACCAGCTTCGGCCTGTTCGGCACCATCCGCTCCATCGATGAAGCGGACAACAAGGTGGTGCTGGAGCTTTCCCCCGGCCACCTCGCCACCGTGCACCGCCAGGCCATCGCCAAGGTCGTCGAGCCGACGACCACCGAGGCCGTCGCCCCCGTCGAGGAGACCGTGACCGAGGCGCAGACCGCCCCGGCTGCCGAGGCCCCGGAGACGGTCAAGGACGACGTCGCGCCCGGCACCGCCGCCGAGACGCCGGAAGAGACCCTCAAGCGCCTGAACGGCGACAGCAAGTAGCCCCTGAACACCTTCCGTGGCCTTGCCACGTAGCCCCAAAGGACCTCATAGATGGCTAAGACCGGCCCCATAAGGGTGGCGCGCAGAACGCTGCTCTGGCTTGTCGCTTTGACCCTTGCCATGACTGCTGTCGTGGCCGGGGGAGCGTTGTCCGGCGCATCCAGCTGGACGCCCAAACTCGCCCTCGACCTCGAAGGCGGCACCCAGATGATCCTGGCGCCGCGCGTCGAGGGCAGCGCCTCGGTCAGCTCGGAGCAGCTCAACCAGGCTGTCGAGATCATCCGTCAGCGTGTGGACGGTTCCGGTGTCTCCGAATCGGAGATCAGCACGCAGGGTGGCCGCAACGTGGTCGTCTCGATGCCCGGCACCCCCACCAAGGAGGAGCGGGATCTGATCCAGGCCTCGGCGGACATGAACTTCCGCCCGGTGATCACCGCGGGCGCCGGCACTCCGGTCCCCGAGACGCAGCGCACCCCGGCCAGCAAGCTCCCGAAGCCCACGACGCCGAAGGATGCCAGCGACAGCGCCTGGATCACGGCGCCCGTGCTGAAGGAGTTCGAAGCGATGGACTGCTCCACCCTGGACAAGGGTGGCGTCAAGCGTTCCGATCCGACCAAGCCGCTGGTCACGTGCCAGCCGGCCGAGAACGGTCAGCCTGCCATCAAGTACGTCCTGGGGCCGGTCGAGGTCAAGGGTCAGGACATCGTGACGTCCTCCTACGGTCTGCAGCAGGGCCGCCAGGGCGCCGTGACGAACGAATGGGCCGTGAACATCCAGTTCAACGACCAGGGCACCAAGATCTTCAAAGACGTCACGCAGCGTCTGAACCAGTTCTACGTCGCCGGTGGCGGGGAGAACGGCAGCGATCCCCGCGCGCAGTTCGCCATCGTGCTGGATGACAAGGTGCTGTCGGCTCCGCGGTCACTGGCGGTCATCACCGACGGCCGTCCGCAGATCACGGGCAACTTCACCGAAGCCAGCGCCAAGGCGCTGTCGGACCAGCTGCGCTACGGCGCTCTGCCGATCAGCTTCGAGATCCAGTCCCAGGAGCAGATCTCCGCGACCCTCGGTGGCGAGCAGCTCAAGATGGGTCTGATCGCAGGCCTGATCGGTCTGCTGCTGGTGGTCATCTACTCGCTCTTCCAGTACCGGGCCCTCGGTTTCGTGACCGTCGCGTCCCTGGTGGTCGCGGGTGTCATCACCTACCTGGCGATCACCCTGCTGGGCTGGGCGCAGAACTATCGCCTCTCGCTGGCCGGTGTGGCGGGTCTGATCGTGGCCATCGGCCAGACGGCCGACTCGTTCATCGTGTACTTCGAGCGCATCCGTGACGAATTGCGGGACGGCCGCGGTCTGGTGGCCGCGGTGGAGAACGGCTGGCGCCGCGCCAAGCGCACCATCCTGGCCTCCAAGGCGGTGAACCTGCTGGCCGCCGTCGTGCTGTACTTCGTGGCGGTGGGCAACGTGCGGGGCTTCGCCTTCACGCTCGGCCTGACGGCCCTCGCCGACCTTCTGGTCGTGTTCCTGTTCACCCACCCGACGCTGCAGCTGCTGGCCAAGACCAAGTTCTTCGGCGAAGGGCACCGGTTCTCCGGCCTCGACCCGCGCAACCTGGGCGCTGTGCCGCTGTACCGCGGCGCCGGCCGGATCCGCACCCCGGAGGACCTGGTCACCGCCGGCGCCCCCGTGGCCGCCAAGAACAGCCGCGCGCAGGCCGAGGCCGAACGCCGTCTGACCATCGCCGAACGCCGCCGTGCCGAGCGCGAGCAGGGCACTGAGGCGGACGACGCCGGAAAGGAAGGCAAGTAGCCATGTCAACAGTCTTCGCACGTTTCGGCAACGAGCTCTACACCGGCAAGCGTTCTTACGATTTCGTCGGGCGCAAGAAGCTGTGGATGCTGATCGCCGGTGTGGCGGTCCTGCTCTCCATCATGGTCCCGGTGCTCAAGGGCGGCTTCAACCTCGGCATCGAGTTCCGCGGTGGCTCCGAGTTCACCATCTCCAACGTCCACAGCACTGATCAGCGCCTCGGCGAGGACGCGGTGCGGAAGGTTGTCCAGGGCTCCGCGCCCCGCGTGGCGAACATCGCCGGCGACACCATGCGCGTCCAGACGGACAAGCTGACGGACGAGCAGACCACTCAGCTCCGCGACAGCCTGGCCAAGGCCTACGGCGTGGGTGACGACAAGGTCACCTCGACCTTCATCGGCCCCACCTGGGGCGCGGATGTCAGCCAGCAGGCCCTCCTCGGTCTGGTGATCTTCGTCCTCCTGGCCGCGGTGCTCATGGCGCTGTACTTCCGGACCTGGAAGATGTCCCTGGCGGCGCTGGCCGGCATGGCCGTCACGCTCATCATCACGGCTGGTGTCTATGCCGTCAGCGACTTCGAAGTGACGCCGAGTGCGATCATCGGCTTCCTGACCGTGCTGAGCTACTCGCTGTATGACACCGTGGTGGTCTTCGACAAGATCCGCGAGAACACCGCCGATCTGCTGACCTCGACGCGGCGCACCTTCGACGAGGAGGTGAACCTGGCGGTCAACCAGACTCTGGTCCGGTCGATCAACACCAGTGTGGTCGCCGTGCTGCCGGTGGCGGCCATCCTGTTCATCGGCGCAGGTCTGCTGGGTGCGGGCACGCTGCGTGACCTGTCGCTCGCGCTGTTCGTGGGCATCATCCTGGGCACCCTCGCCACGCTCTACGTCTCGGCTCCGCTCTATGCGTGGCTGCGTCACGGCGAGCCGGCGCTGAAGGCCCAGGCCGCGAAGGTTCACGAGCGGCGCGGCCGCAGTGAGGCCGTCGTCGAGAGCGCCTGAACCGCCCTCGATCGGTCCTGACACCGAAAGGCCGTCTTCACCTGCGGGTGAGGACGGCCTTTCGTCCTTTTAAGCCGCGGGAACGGATTAGAATTGGTGAATTAAGTCCGTGGGGAGGAACAACTGTGGTGGACGGTTCAGCGCCGGGTTCGACTCCGGAGGATGAGGCACCCGTGGGTGCCGAGCGCTCGGCAGCGCCCGCGACGACGGCGGAGCGCACTGCGCTGGAGACGCCCGGGCACACCGTGGTGGGCGTCCCTGTGGACAATTCGGCGGCCAAGGCCACCTTCCCGGGGCGGCGGGAACGCACACTCTCGCGTCTGGCGCGGCTCACGGGACGGGGTGGTCTCAGCTATTCGCCGATCCTCGAACCCCTCCTGCGGACGGTGCGCAGCAACAATCCGCGCGAGGACCTTGAGTACCTTCAGCGCGCCTACGACACCGCGGAACTGCATCACCGCGGCCAGAAGCGCAAGAGCGGGGACCCGTACATCACGCACCCCGTGGCGGTCGCAACCATCCTGGCCGAGCTCGGCATGAGCGGCACCACGCTCGCCGCCGCCCTGCTCCACGACACGGTGGAGGACACCGACTACACCCTGGACCAGCTCTCCAAGGACTTCGGTCCCGAGGTGGCCATGCTGGTGGACGGTGTGACCAAGCTGGACAAGGTCACCTATGGCGATGCGGCCCAGGCCGAGACCGTCCGCAAGATGGTCGTGGCCATGGCCAAGGACATCCGCGTCCTCATGATCAAACTCGCCGACCGTCTGCACAACGCCCGGACCTGGCGTTTCGTCTCCGCCGAGTCGTCGGCCAAGAAGGCCCGCGAAACCCTGGACATCTTCGCTCCGCTGGCCCACCGCCTCGGCATGAACACCGTGAAGTGGGAGCTGGAGGACCTGTCCTTCGCCGCTCTCTACCCGCGGGTGTACGAGGAATTCGTCCGGATGGTCAGCGCCCGGACGCCCGAGCGTGAGGAACTGCTCGGCAGTATCCGCGAGATGGTGGCGGAGGAACTCCGGGAAGCGCGCATCAAGGCGACGATCACCGGCCGTCCGAAGCACTACTACTCCATCTACCAGAAGATGGTGGTGCGGGAGAAGGAATTCGACGACATCAACGACCTGCTCGGGGTGCGGGTCCTGGTGGACAGCGTCAAGGACTGTTATGCCGCCCTCGGCGTGGTCCATTCCCTCTGGAAGCCGATCCCCGGTCGGTTCAAGGACTACATCGCCATCCCGAAGTTCAACATGTACATGTCCCTGCACACCTCGGTGATCGGTCCGGGCGGCAGGACGGTCGAGATCCAGATCCGCACCCATGAGATGCACCGCAACGCCGAGTACGGTGTCGCGGCGCACTGGAAGTACAAGCACCAGGCCCGTGCGGCGGGCACCCCTCGCGAGGGTGAGATGGGCTGGCTCCGTTCCCTCGTGGACATGCAGCGCGAGACGGTGGACCCGGGCGACTTCCTGGACAGCCTGCGCCACGAGATCAGCACCAATGAGGTGTTCGTCTTCACCCCCAAGGGCGAGATCATGACCCTGCCGGCGGGCGCCACCCCCGTGGACTTCGCCTATGCGGTGCACACCGAGGTCGGCCACCGGACCATCGGCGCCCGGGTCAACGGCAAGCTGGTTCCTCTGAACTCCGAACTCAGCCACGGCGACCGCGTGGAGGTCTTCACCTCGAAGGCCGAAGGGGCGGGCCCCAGCCAGGACTGGCAGCACTTCGTCAAGAGCGCCCGTGCCAGGAACAAGATCCGGCAGTGGTTCACCAAGGAACGCCGAGAAGAGTCCATCGAAAAGGGCAAGGAGATGCTCACGCGCGCCATGCGCAAGCAGAGCCTCCCGCTCACGAAGGTGCTCACTCCCGAGAACCTGACCCACTTGGCCGATGCTTTCAAGTACGTCGACGTCGCCGGCCTCTACGCCGGGATCGGTGACGGGCACATCTCCACCCAGTCCGTGGTGGAGAAGGCCATGGAGCGGCTCACGGAGCCGGCCCAGGCGGAAGTCGAGGAGGAGTTCACCCCTGCTCGCACGCACAGCCCGAGCGGCAGGGTCTCCGACGCGGGCGTGATCGTCCGCGGCGTCGATGACGTGTGGGTCAAGCTGGCCCGGTGCTGTTCCCCGGTGCCGCCGGATTCGATCACCGGTTACGTGACCCGCGGGTCCGGGATCTCCGTGCACCGCAGTGACTGTCCGAACGCCCTGGCCCTCGCCCACGAGCCCGAGCGGTTCGTGGACGTCGAGTGGGCGCCGACGCGCAGCAGCATCTACCTGGTCCAGATCCAGGTCGAGGCGCTGGACCGCAAGAGCCTCCTGATGGACGTCACCAAGGTGCTCTCCGAGAACCACGTGAACATCCTCGAGGCCAGCGTGCACACCTCGAAGGACCGGCTGGCGATCTCCCGCTTCGCCTTCGAGATGGGGGACCCGAAGTACCTGGACCACATCCTGAACGCGGTGCGGCGGATCGACGGCGTGTTCGACGTGTACCGGACCGGCGGCGGCCAGCGCCGCTGAGTGGAAGCCGGCGGTGCTGAGCGTCGCCGGTGCCCGGTCAGCCGTGGGCTGGGCAGGGCTGACCGAATGCGCTGAACTGGGGGACTCCGCTGGGCCGGGGCACTGCGTTGGGCCGAGGCACTGCGCTGGCTTGGGTTGAGCCGCGTGGCGGGATGGCTGTGGCGTCAGCGGACGCACGCGTCCACCTTCGCCAGCGCCGCATCCCGCACGCGCAGGGGAGCGGCGTGTTCCACCGCCAGCCTCAGCACGCGCCAGCTGAGAGCGCGGTCGCCGTCGTGGAGCATGCTCCGGAGGACCGGCACGGCCAGCTCCGGACGGAGGGACGAGGCGATGTCCAGCGCGGTGCGCAGGGGAGTCGTCACCAGGAGCCCTCCCAGGCTCACCACGTCGTGGTCACCCAGACGCACGTCGTAGAGCTCGGCCCGCAGTCCGTGGCGCAGGGCTCCGGCCCGGCGTCCCGCGGCGATGTAGAGCACCGGCCGTGCGGGTTCGCGCGCGTGACCGTGGATCCAGGCCGCGCTCAGCCGGCCTGCCACCACGCGCTGCCGGGCTTCGAGCGGGATGCTCTCCGCCAGGGCCCTCGCCCGCAGCCTCGCGTCGACCACGGCCGTTCCCGGAACGAAGCAGTCCTGCGAGAGTGGCTGAACCAGGCCGTCGAGGACCAGGGCGTTCATCTCCTGCCTGCTGAAGGGCCGGCCGGTGCGCAGGAGCGTCTGGCGGCCGGCCGGCGCCGAGGTGGGGAAGTCCATGACAGCATCCTGCCGCGAGGACCGGCGACGCGACACCACCGCCCCTTCGCCTGTGGACAACCGGGACGGCCTCGGCGGTGGACATCAAGCCTGCGCGCCGCCGGCGCGGACCACAAAGGCCGCGGCCGCCGGAACCTGGGTTCCAGCGGCCGCGGCCTTCTGTTCAGTGCCTTCTGTTCAGTGCCTTCTGTTCAGCACGCACCGTTCAGTGCTGACTGTTCAGCGGGGGTAAGCCGATCAGCCGAGATCCTTGGCCGAGTTGCGGACGACCTCGAGCCACTGCTCCCGGGCCTCGAGGGCCTCGCGGGCGCTCTTGATGGCTCGGGCGTCGCCCTTGGCCTCGGCGGCGCTCAGATCGTCACGCAGACCCGCGATGGTGGCCTCGAGCTGCTCGATCATGCTGGTGCTGCGGGCCTTGGCCTCCGGATCGCTCCGGCGCCAGTTCTCCTCCTCGGCCTCGCGGACGGCATCCTCCACGCGCCGCAGGGCGGCCTCGATCCGGCCCATGTCCGCACGCGGCACGCGACCGGCCTCCTCCCAACGGTCCCGGATCGACTGAAGACCCTTCTTGGCGGCGGCCAGATCCGACACGGGGACGAGTTCCTGGGCTTCCAGCAGGAGCTGCTCCTTGACGGCCAGGTTCGCCGAGTAGCTGGCGTCCAGCTCGTCGTTGGCGGCCTGACGTGCCGCGAAGAACACATCCTGAGCGGCACGGAAACGGGCCCACAGGGCGTCATCGTCCTTGCGGCTGGCGCGCGGCGCGGCCTTCCACTGGTCCATGAGACGGCGGTACTCCGCGGCAGCGTGACCCCAGTCGGTGGAGGTCTGCAGCTGCTCGGCCTCAGCGATCAGCTGCTCCTTGACCGCCTTCGCCTGAGCGTTGGTGCTGTCCAGCTGCGAGAAGTAGGCACGCCGGTGACGGTCGAAGACGGTGCGGGCGGTCCGGAACCGCTTCCAGAGCCCCTCCTCGACGCTCTTGGACAGACGAACGCCGGACTTCTGCGCGGCCTTCCAGGCGTCGAAGAGTTCGTTCATCCGGGTGCTGGACGTCTTCCACTGCGTGGCCGCAGGATCCTGGGCGGAGATGGTCTCGGCCTCGGCGACGATCGCCTCGCGGGCACTCAGCTCGGCGGCCTTGGCGGCCTCCTGATGAGCGCGCTGTTCCGCGATCAGCGCAGCCACCTTCTCGTCGAGCGCGGACACGCGGTCCAGGGCGCCGCGGATGTCGCCCAGCACATTGCGTGCCTCGAGCTGTTCACGCAGGTGCTTGAGGCTGGTGGGGAGTTCACCCGCGGCGGCCTTGGCCTCCACGCGGCTCTCCAGCAGGTCGATCTGCGCCGTGATGTCCTCGAACTTGCGGGCGAAGTAGGCCAGCGCTTCGTCGGCCGACACGCCGGGGTACTGACCCGCGACGTGTTCCTCGCCGTCGACGGTCACGAAGACGTGGCCGTCGCCTTCCACCCGGCCGAAGGCACGGGCGGCGGTGAGATCCACCGTGGCGTCCGGGGCGTGGACCGGTGCGGGGGCGGCCGCAGGCGCCTTGGGCCGCGCGGCGAAGGCCGCGGGGCTCGGAGCTGCGGGCTTGGCAGCGGACGTCTCCGTCGTTGCTTCCGTGGTGCCGGTTTCGTCGGGTTGCAGACTTTCTGTCACCGCTAGAACTCTTTCCTTCGTTGGAACATGCGCGGTCCCGGCCGGAGCAGGGATCGAGGATGGTGCTTCGTCCGAAGCTGGAATCACATCAGAGTGAAAATCACTTCAGAGTAAACGAGTCTATCGTCACTGCCGTGGCAGGGGGGCCATCCGTGGCGGATGTCCCGCCGGCCTTCACTCCGGCCGAGGCGATGGAGGTGATGGCGTCGAGTCCCGAGGTGACACGGCCCATCACGGTGTAACCGCCCTGGTCCACGGGAAGGATGCTGTCCTTGTACGTGATGAAGAACTGCGTGCTGTTGCTGTAGGTGCTCGCCGCCCGGGCCACGGCGATGGTGCCCGCCGGGTACTTGCCGTCGGCCGGGACGTTCTCGACCGGCCCCCATTGGAACCCGGGATCCACCGCGCCCTTGCCGTTCTTGGAGCCGCACTGGAGCACATAGATCGAGGCGGTGGTCAGCCGGTGGCAGCCGTTCTTCGTGAAGAAGTCCTGGTCGGCCAGTGTTTTGAAGACGGACACTGCCTGCGGCGCCTTCGTCCCGTCCAGCGTGACGCCGAGCGGCTTGCCGTTGATCGTGAGGGTTCCCGTGAGGGTCTTGCCGCGGGCCACATCGGCGCTGGGGATGTTGCCCACATTGCTTTCGGAAGGGGAGGGGCTCGCGGACGGGGTCTGAAGCCCTGCCTGCACCGCGGCGTACTCCTCGGGAGTGGGGTTGCTGGCGAAGGTCGTCAGCTGGAGCACGACGCCGAGCGCGACCGCCACGGCGCCCGCGCCGATGGCGAGGGCGTTGTCACGGCGGCGACGCTGCTGCTGGGCGTCGCGCAGGGAACGCCTGGCCTCCATCTGGCGCACACGACGGCGCTGCTCCCGCAGCTCCTGCTTGCTGGCTGCCACCCGTAACCTCCTGCGGCGCCCGGTGGCGCCGTCGTCCGTCTGACTGAAAGTCGCGCGTTCGCCGCGCACGCCAGCCACGGCTTAAACTGGCTGACGCACCTAGTTTAGGCACGGCTTCCCCCGCAGCAGGCGAAAAGCCGCACGTCAAAGGAGTTTCACAGCATGGCACGCACCCCCTCCCTGTCCGGATTCCCCGAGTGGCTCCCACAGGAACGCGTGGTGGAACAGCATGTGCTGGACACTCTGCGCCGCGTTTTCGAACTGCACGGCTTCGGTTCCATCGAGACCCGGGCGGTCGAGACGGTGGGTCAGCTCCTGCGCAAGGGTGAGATCGACAAGGAGGTCTACGGCCTCAGCCGCCTCCAGGATGACGACGACGCCTCCGGCAAGTCGGACCCCAACGCCCTGGCCCTGCACTTCGACCTGACGGTCCCGTTTGCCCGGTATGTCGTGGAGAACGCGGGCTACCTGGCATTCCCGTTCCGCCGGTACCAGATGCAGAAGGTGTGGCGCGGCGAGCGTCCGCAGGAGGGCCGCGCGCGCGAATTCACCCAGGCGGACATCGATGTGGTGGGCGACGGCGAGCTGCCGTTCCGCTACGACGTCGAGATCGTGCTGGTCATCGCCGAGGCGCTCTCCGCGCTGCCCATCCCGGAATTCCGCCTGCGGGTCAACAACCGCAAGCTGTCCGAAGGGTTCTACCGGGGGATCGGCCTGGAGGACACGGCCGGCGTGCTGCGCAGCATCGACAAGCTGGAGAAGATCGGCGCAGCGAGGGTCGCCGAGCTCCTGCAGAGTGAGCTGGGCGCCACCCCGGAGCAGGCCGAAGCGGCCCTGAAGCTCGCCACCATCCAGACCCTGGACACCTCCTTCGTCGAGCAGGTCCGGGCGCTCGGCGTCGAGCACCCGCTGCTGGAGGAAGGCCTCACCGAACTCGAGCAGGTGGTGGCCGCCGCATCGCTGCGGGCGCCCGGCAAGGTGCTCGCCGATCTGAGCATCGCCCGTGGCCTCGATTACTACACGGGCACCGTGGTCGAGACCGTGCTGGTCGGCCACGAACAGCTCGGCTCGATCTGCTCGGGCGGCCGCTACGAATCCCTGGCCACCAAGGGCAACCGCACCTTCCCCGGCGTCGGCCTCTCCATCGGCGTGACCCGTCTGGTGTCCCGCATCCTGTCGCAGGAGTTCGCGACGGCCAGCCGCAGCGTGCCCACCGCCGTGCTCGTGGCGCTCAACGACGACGAGTCCTGGGCGGGGGCCCAGGATGTCGCCGCGCAGCTGCGCGGCCGTGGCATCGCGACCGAGGTGGCCGCCAAGGCCGAGAAGTTCGGCAAGCAGATCAAGTACGCCGACCGCCGCGGCATCCCCTTCGTCTGGTTCACGGACGCCGAGGGCACCCACCAGGTCAAAGACATCCGCAGCGGCGAACAGGTGACGGCCGACCCGGCCCTCTGGAGCCCCGCCGCCGAGGATCTCCGTCCTCAGGTGATCGCCCGCCTCGCGGACTGATCCCTCTCCGGGCCCGCCTCCCGCCCGTCACCGCGCTCACGCGCCCGGTGGCAGGCGGGAGGAGGCTCACCGGGTAAAATCGTCTGGGTCGGACCGCGAGGTCCTGACGATCCTTGAGTTTTCCCGCCCGGAACATCTGCAGAATCTCGTCGGCGGCGGGAGGATCCGCCTCACTCGAAAGGAATGCTGTGCTGCGCACACATGACCTCGGCTCTCTCCGGGCCGAGAACATCGGACAGACCGTCACCCTGGCAGGCTGGGTGGCCCGCCGTCGTGACCATGGCGGAGTGGCCTTCGTGGACCTCCGCGATGCCTCGGGCGTGGCCCAGGTGGTGGTCCGCGAGGAGGATGTCTTCCACGGTCTGCGCAATGAGTTCGTGCTGCAGGTGACCGGCACGGTCGAGCGGCGTCCCGAGGGCAACGAGAACCCTGCACTGGCGACCGGC
Above is a window of Arthrobacter sp. Y-9 DNA encoding:
- the ruvB gene encoding Holliday junction branch migration DNA helicase RuvB → MADGSAEDSLVRGGEEPEERVIEAALRPKNLDDFVGQARVRQQLKLVLEASRLRGKSADHVLLSGPPGLGKTTLAMIIAAEMNAPLRISSGPAIQHAGDLAAILSSLSEGEVLFLDEIHRMSRPAEEMLYMAMEDFRVDIVVGKGAGATAIPLELPPFTLVGATTRAGLLPGPLRDRFGFTGHLEFYAVEELELVLRRSAGLLDLKVSSAGFSEIAGRSRGTPRIANRLLRRVRDWALVHGIDQIDARTAGAALDMYEVDSRGLDRLDRSVLEALVTKFGGGPVGLSTLAIAVGEEPETVETVAEPFLVREGLVGRTPRGRIAMAAAWTHLGFVVPDGVFGREQFAAAGLVEEAFQPLLLDDDGSAFSD
- the yajC gene encoding preprotein translocase subunit YajC, whose amino-acid sequence is MLAALAVLMFFMMRRNKKTQQQQQQMQSKFAPGVDVMTSFGLFGTIRSIDEADNKVVLELSPGHLATVHRQAIAKVVEPTTTEAVAPVEETVTEAQTAPAAEAPETVKDDVAPGTAAETPEETLKRLNGDSK
- the secD gene encoding protein translocase subunit SecD; this translates as MAKTGPIRVARRTLLWLVALTLAMTAVVAGGALSGASSWTPKLALDLEGGTQMILAPRVEGSASVSSEQLNQAVEIIRQRVDGSGVSESEISTQGGRNVVVSMPGTPTKEERDLIQASADMNFRPVITAGAGTPVPETQRTPASKLPKPTTPKDASDSAWITAPVLKEFEAMDCSTLDKGGVKRSDPTKPLVTCQPAENGQPAIKYVLGPVEVKGQDIVTSSYGLQQGRQGAVTNEWAVNIQFNDQGTKIFKDVTQRLNQFYVAGGGENGSDPRAQFAIVLDDKVLSAPRSLAVITDGRPQITGNFTEASAKALSDQLRYGALPISFEIQSQEQISATLGGEQLKMGLIAGLIGLLLVVIYSLFQYRALGFVTVASLVVAGVITYLAITLLGWAQNYRLSLAGVAGLIVAIGQTADSFIVYFERIRDELRDGRGLVAAVENGWRRAKRTILASKAVNLLAAVVLYFVAVGNVRGFAFTLGLTALADLLVVFLFTHPTLQLLAKTKFFGEGHRFSGLDPRNLGAVPLYRGAGRIRTPEDLVTAGAPVAAKNSRAQAEAERRLTIAERRRAEREQGTEADDAGKEGK
- the secF gene encoding protein translocase subunit SecF; this translates as MSTVFARFGNELYTGKRSYDFVGRKKLWMLIAGVAVLLSIMVPVLKGGFNLGIEFRGGSEFTISNVHSTDQRLGEDAVRKVVQGSAPRVANIAGDTMRVQTDKLTDEQTTQLRDSLAKAYGVGDDKVTSTFIGPTWGADVSQQALLGLVIFVLLAAVLMALYFRTWKMSLAALAGMAVTLIITAGVYAVSDFEVTPSAIIGFLTVLSYSLYDTVVVFDKIRENTADLLTSTRRTFDEEVNLAVNQTLVRSINTSVVAVLPVAAILFIGAGLLGAGTLRDLSLALFVGIILGTLATLYVSAPLYAWLRHGEPALKAQAAKVHERRGRSEAVVESA
- a CDS encoding bifunctional (p)ppGpp synthetase/guanosine-3',5'-bis(diphosphate) 3'-pyrophosphohydrolase, with amino-acid sequence MVGVPVDNSAAKATFPGRRERTLSRLARLTGRGGLSYSPILEPLLRTVRSNNPREDLEYLQRAYDTAELHHRGQKRKSGDPYITHPVAVATILAELGMSGTTLAAALLHDTVEDTDYTLDQLSKDFGPEVAMLVDGVTKLDKVTYGDAAQAETVRKMVVAMAKDIRVLMIKLADRLHNARTWRFVSAESSAKKARETLDIFAPLAHRLGMNTVKWELEDLSFAALYPRVYEEFVRMVSARTPEREELLGSIREMVAEELREARIKATITGRPKHYYSIYQKMVVREKEFDDINDLLGVRVLVDSVKDCYAALGVVHSLWKPIPGRFKDYIAIPKFNMYMSLHTSVIGPGGRTVEIQIRTHEMHRNAEYGVAAHWKYKHQARAAGTPREGEMGWLRSLVDMQRETVDPGDFLDSLRHEISTNEVFVFTPKGEIMTLPAGATPVDFAYAVHTEVGHRTIGARVNGKLVPLNSELSHGDRVEVFTSKAEGAGPSQDWQHFVKSARARNKIRQWFTKERREESIEKGKEMLTRAMRKQSLPLTKVLTPENLTHLADAFKYVDVAGLYAGIGDGHISTQSVVEKAMERLTEPAQAEVEEEFTPARTHSPSGRVSDAGVIVRGVDDVWVKLARCCSPVPPDSITGYVTRGSGISVHRSDCPNALALAHEPERFVDVEWAPTRSSIYLVQIQVEALDRKSLLMDVTKVLSENHVNILEASVHTSKDRLAISRFAFEMGDPKYLDHILNAVRRIDGVFDVYRTGGGQRR
- a CDS encoding DUF349 domain-containing protein is translated as MTESLQPDETGTTEATTETSAAKPAAPSPAAFAARPKAPAAAPAPVHAPDATVDLTAARAFGRVEGDGHVFVTVDGEEHVAGQYPGVSADEALAYFARKFEDITAQIDLLESRVEAKAAAGELPTSLKHLREQLEARNVLGDIRGALDRVSALDEKVAALIAEQRAHQEAAKAAELSAREAIVAEAETISAQDPAATQWKTSSTRMNELFDAWKAAQKSGVRLSKSVEEGLWKRFRTARTVFDRHRRAYFSQLDSTNAQAKAVKEQLIAEAEQLQTSTDWGHAAAEYRRLMDQWKAAPRASRKDDDALWARFRAAQDVFFAARQAANDELDASYSANLAVKEQLLLEAQELVPVSDLAAAKKGLQSIRDRWEEAGRVPRADMGRIEAALRRVEDAVREAEEENWRRSDPEAKARSTSMIEQLEATIAGLRDDLSAAEAKGDARAIKSAREALEAREQWLEVVRNSAKDLG
- a CDS encoding peptidylprolyl isomerase; translation: MAASKQELREQRRRVRQMEARRSLRDAQQQRRRRDNALAIGAGAVAVALGVVLQLTTFASNPTPEEYAAVQAGLQTPSASPSPSESNVGNIPSADVARGKTLTGTLTINGKPLGVTLDGTKAPQAVSVFKTLADQDFFTKNGCHRLTTASIYVLQCGSKNGKGAVDPGFQWGPVENVPADGKYPAGTIAVARAASTYSNSTQFFITYKDSILPVDQGGYTVMGRVTSGLDAITSIASAGVKAGGTSATDGPPATAVTIDSFTLK